In the Elusimicrobiota bacterium genome, AATATTTTTGCTACCGAAGAAATTATTGGAAAAAAAATTGATAGAATATTTCATCAAAATTATGGATTCACGATAATTATGTTAATGGTTTTGTTTTATGTATTTTATAGGCTTAATGAAATTAGAAAAACAAAGCTATTTGATGTATCTAATTAAATTTCACGAAATGTAATTAATAAAAGTAATAATATATTTGCAATCACATCCTGTTCAAAATGAATTTGTGATAGTATTGTCATATTAAAAAAGGGGGAATCTATATATATTTTTTTAATAATATGAAGAATAAAGAACTCTAATTATGAATCTTGATTTATTAAACAAAAAAATTTCCTTGAAAACCAGTTTATTTATTTTGGGGGGATTAATTTTAATGAAATTTTATTTTCTTATTTCTTAACTGCAGATAAATTGAAAGGAATCGAACTATGAATCTTAAAGTATTTAATAAGAATTTTACTACCAAAAGTATATTTGTTTGTGCTGGAATATTAATTTTAATGGTTATTCTTGGTCTAGTTTATGGAACTAAAAGCAGAGATTTTAAAACTTTTTATGATATTGGAGTGTTTGCTAGGCTAAAAATGAATATTTATGCTGCCTCGCCAACAACTGGTTTTTTTGTTTTCTATATGCCGTTTTTTTCAATTCTAATGATACCTTGGACTTTTTTTCCAGAAAGATATTCTTCTTTTGTGTTTTTTAATTTGAATTTTATTATTCTCATTATTTTATTTATAGTTTTATTAGGTGATTTCAAAAAAAATATTGATAGTATAGAGAAGAAAACGATCGCTATTTTAATAATATTATTAATGCTTTTTGATTTTATTTGGTTGGGCATAAGAATAGGACAAGTAGACCTTATTGTATGTTGTCTGATTATTCTAGGTATTAGGTTATTTTATGAAGAAAAATTTGGTATTTCAGCTTTTTGTTTAGCTTTGAGCGGATTTAAAGTGGTGCCATTAATCTTTTTATTTTTCGTATTATTTTCTAAAAAAATAAAGTATATGTTATTTTATCTTGGTTTTGTAATATTTTTCGCATTACTACCCTTTGTTTATTTTGGAATAGATGAGGGTTTCTTGCAGTATAAAAACCTTTACACAATATCAATTTCACAAAAATTGGAAATCAACAATTTTGATTTAAATTGGCATAATAGAAACCAATCTCTTTGGAAATTATTTGGTAACTTTCTAAGATCCTTAAATATTAATAATAACGAAATATTGATAATAATTATGATTATTCTGATGTTGATTATCTTAATTTATACATATAATTTAATTAATAAAATTAATGATAATGAACGGGAAACAATATATTTGAAAGGTTCTGTATTTATAATGTTAATGTTACTTTTTTCTCCCGATACCTGTCGCGTACATCATCTTACAAATTTACTACTGCCATATTTTATAATAGTTTCTATGAGTTATAAAGGTAAAGTAGAAATTGTTCTAGTGTTTTTTATTATAGTTGCTAATATTTTAACTGGAAAATACGCAATATTTAGAAGTTTTTATGGGTATAGTTATACTATTATAATGATTACAGTTTTGATTTATTTTTACTATAAATTAAATTTAATTAAAAGAAATAATTTACTGCGAATGAAATAGTAATGAATAAAGAACAATCCAATGCTTTAGTTTCTTCATTGATATTACGCTAAATATTTAGTAAAACCATCAGAAATCCTTTAAAAATCAATTTAAACTATTTTTTATGGAGAACGCATTTGTTGGGGAAATCTTTTACTTCTATTTTTGAATATAAGAAAATGCATAGGATAAAATTATGAATCTCAATTTATTAAGCAGAAAAATTTCCTTGAAAACCAGTTTGTTTATTTTGGGGGGATTAATTTTAATATATTTTCTCGGGATTTTTTATGGGATGAATAACTATGATTTCAAAACCGTTTATGACTATTCAACTTTTGCTAGACTAAAATTAAATATTTACGCTGCTACTTCAACAACGGGATGTTATTGTTATTATCTTCCGTTTTTTTCTATTCTAATGATACCTTTTACTTTTCTCCAAATGCAAATAGCTTCTCTTGTTTTTTTCTATTTAAATATCATTTTGTTAACAATTCTTATTGCCAATTTGTTGAATGATTTCAAACTTGTTATAAATACTAATAGAAAAAAAGCAGTTGTAATATTATTAATGTTCTTAATGATATTTCCATTTTTAACGGATAATATTAGGCTTGGTCAAGTAGATCTTATTTTATGTTTTTTGGGTTATTTCGGGTTAAAATATTATTATGAAAAAAAACTTGGTTTATCAGCTTTTTGTTTTGCTATATCGGGATTTAAAATAATAACTTTAATTTATTTCTTTTTTGTTCTTTTTTCAAAAAAAATTAAGTATATATTGTTGTATTTAACATTTCTAGTATTCTTTATATTGTTACCGTTCTTATATTTTGGGATTTTGGGAGGTCTTAAGCAATACGTAAATCTATTTGCAAATAATACTGCGAGGAAGATAAGTATTGATATTCTTTTAGGTATAGACAAAACCCATGTTCAATCATTTTGGAGATTGGTTGCTTCTTTCCTTAAATCTTTTAACATTAGTAATGATCAAATTTTAGATATAATTATATTAATCTTATTATTCTCAATCTTGATTTATACTTATGTGGTAATCAAAAAACTTGATAATTTAAATAGAGAGACAACATATATAATAGGTTCTGTTTTCTTAATAATTATGTTGCTTTTTTTTCCTGATTTAAATAGTCATCATTATACGCTTTTATTAATTCCATTTTCTCTAATTGTATTTAGGGCAATGAAAAATAAAGAAAAATTAGAAATTATTTTAATATCTGTAATTATAGTTGCAAATATTTTTTCTAGTAGGGATTTTGTTGGAAAAAGAATTTACGTGATGATGCAATCATTTTATTTATATATGTTAGTAATGTTATTACTTATAGTATATTTATTTTACGATCTTAATAAATTAAACAAACAGAACTATTTAATAAAAAATATGTAATTAAATTTAGCGAAATAAAGTTAATAAAGGCAATAATTGCTTCTTGACTATTCAAAACCCATTAATTTGATATTGACTCAAATATTTAGTAAAATCAACAAAAATCCTTTAAAAAATCAATTAAAACTATTTTTTACGGAGAAAGCATTTGTTAAGGAAATTAGCTACATCTATTTTTGGCTCGCAGAAAGAAAGGGATCTTAGAAAAATACAGCCAGTTGTGGATTCCATAAACGCAATGGAACCGCAGTTGGAAAAGCTTTCAAATGACGAGCTTAAAGCTAAAACTGCAGAATTCAGAGATCGTTTATCTAAAGGTGAAACTCTGGAAAATCTTTTGCCTGAAGCTTTTGCATGCGTGCGAGAAGCTTCTAAACGAACGATAGGGCTTCGTCATTTTGATGTTCAGCTTATTGGCGGATATGTTCTTCATAAGGGTAAAATCACGGAAATGAAAACCGGTGAAGGTAAAACCTTGGTGGCAACGCTTCCGGTATATTTGAATTCATTGGAAGGAAAAGGTGTTCATGTAGTTACTGTTAATGATTATCTTGCAAAACGTGATAGAAACTGGATGGGGCCCATTTATGAATTCCTGGGCCTAACCGTGGGTTCAGTTCTTCACGATATGAGTAATGAGGAACGCCGCGCAAGCTACGGATGTGATGTAACCTATGTAACAAACAACGAGTTGGGGTTTGATTACCTGCGCAACAATATGGTGATTTCTAAAGAAGACCGTGTAATGCCCCAGATGAATTATGCTATTGTGGACGAAGTTGACTCAATTTTAGTTGACGAAGCAAGAACGCCTCTCATTATTTCAGGGCCGGCCGAAGAATCTACGGATAAATATTATATCTGCAATAAAATTGTTCCGCATCTTAAAGGAAGAAAAGTTACTGAGACAGAAGAAATCCAGTCAAAATACACCGGTGAGGATTTGACCAAAGGTTTTGACTATATAGTTGACGAAAAAAACCACACCATAGTGCTTACCGAACAGGGCGTGGCAAAATCCGAAAAGCTTCTTGGGGTTGAAAACATTTATGCGGATGTATCGGCTGAATGGGTTCACCATATGACCCAGGCGCTAAGGGCGCATAATCTTTATCAGCGAGATGTGGCGTATGTTGTAAAGGACGGAGAGGTTCTAATAGTTGACGAGTTTACCGGGCGGCTTATGCCCGGAAGGCGCTGGTCCGAAGGGCTCCACCAGGCTGTTGAAGCCAAAGAAAATGTTCGCATAGCCGAAGAAAAC is a window encoding:
- a CDS encoding glycosyltransferase 87 family protein translates to MNLKVFNKNFTTKSIFVCAGILILMVILGLVYGTKSRDFKTFYDIGVFARLKMNIYAASPTTGFFVFYMPFFSILMIPWTFFPERYSSFVFFNLNFIILIILFIVLLGDFKKNIDSIEKKTIAILIILLMLFDFIWLGIRIGQVDLIVCCLIILGIRLFYEEKFGISAFCLALSGFKVVPLIFLFFVLFSKKIKYMLFYLGFVIFFALLPFVYFGIDEGFLQYKNLYTISISQKLEINNFDLNWHNRNQSLWKLFGNFLRSLNINNNEILIIIMIILMLIILIYTYNLINKINDNERETIYLKGSVFIMLMLLFSPDTCRVHHLTNLLLPYFIIVSMSYKGKVEIVLVFFIIVANILTGKYAIFRSFYGYSYTIIMITVLIYFYYKLNLIKRNNLLRMK
- a CDS encoding glycosyltransferase family 87 protein gives rise to the protein MNLNLLSRKISLKTSLFILGGLILIYFLGIFYGMNNYDFKTVYDYSTFARLKLNIYAATSTTGCYCYYLPFFSILMIPFTFLQMQIASLVFFYLNIILLTILIANLLNDFKLVINTNRKKAVVILLMFLMIFPFLTDNIRLGQVDLILCFLGYFGLKYYYEKKLGLSAFCFAISGFKIITLIYFFFVLFSKKIKYILLYLTFLVFFILLPFLYFGILGGLKQYVNLFANNTARKISIDILLGIDKTHVQSFWRLVASFLKSFNISNDQILDIIILILLFSILIYTYVVIKKLDNLNRETTYIIGSVFLIIMLLFFPDLNSHHYTLLLIPFSLIVFRAMKNKEKLEIILISVIIVANIFSSRDFVGKRIYVMMQSFYLYMLVMLLLIVYLFYDLNKLNKQNYLIKNM